TTTCGCCGTCCCGGTTTTTCATTCAGGCACGGCCCGAATTCGAAGGGCGCCCGCGGGTACATACAGCCTGCTTCTTTTGAGCGCCGCGGGCGGTCTATTGATGATCTTCTCGAATCATCTGCTGGTCTTTTTTGTCGGCCTCGAACTCTTATCTCTCCCCTTGTACGTCATGACCGGCCTGGGAGCCACCAAGGACGAGTCGAGCGAAGCGGCGTTTAAATATTTTCTCTTGGGCGCCGTGGCTTCGGCTGTATTGGTTTACGGGATGGCGCTAATGTGGGGAACGCTGGGGACGCTCGAGATATCTTCGATGGCGCAAATCTTTCATGAAAGAGGGTTCACGTCGGGAAGCCTCTTGATGGTGGGCGTGACTCTTTTTGCGGCCGGTATTCTGTTCAAGATCGGGCTGGTTCCGTTTCACATGTGGGTTCCGGACGTCTATCAGGGAGCGCCGGCGCCGCTGGTCGCGTGGATGTCGGGTGCGGTCAAGGCGTCGGTTCTGTGTACCGCGCTTCGCCTGTTCGGACGGGCGCTTCCTTCGACCAGTTTCAATTGGGTGACGGCTCTCTCGTGGCTGGCGATGGCGTCCATGGTGTGGGGAAGTCTCGCGGCTCTTTATCAGACGGACGTGAAGCGGATGCTGGCTTATTCCAGCGTGGCTCATGCGGGATATGCCGCCATTGCGCTGACAACTTCCGAAGGCGGGTCGATCGAGGAGGCCGGAGCGGCGCTGGTGTTCTACGTGCTGACCTATGGACTGGCCACTTTCGGCGCGTTCCTGGTGGTTTCGCTTCAAGAGGAGGAAGGAAAAACGAAAATTTCGGATCTTTCCGGTTTAGCCAAACGTCGGCCGGGACTGGCTCTAGCCTTGGCCATCTGCCTGTTGTCGTTGGCCGGATTGCCTCCGCTCGCCGGATTCGTCGCTAAATTCAACGTGTTTCTCTTGGCGGCCCAACAGGGGAGGTACGAACTGGTCTTGGTCGGCGTGGTGACGAGTGTCGTGTCCCTGGCGTATTACCTTCGTCTGATCGTGGCAGCGTATATGGAAGATCCGGCGGAACTGACGCCGATCCGCCGTCCCTTCGGTGCCGTGGCTGCGCTCGGCCTGGCCTCGGCGTTCACGCTTCTTTTAGGTCTCCTCCCGGGCAGTGTTCTTGATTTCCTTCTAAGGGCGGGATCTCAGGGAGTGCGGTAATGACGGAAAATCGTCCCGCTCTGGCCGTGTTCGCCTCGGGAAACGGCTCCAACCTTCAAGCGCTTATCGACGGTTCGAAAACCGCCGGCTGGCCGGCGGAGATTCGCGTCGTGGTGTCCGACAAGAAAGACGCTTTTGCATTGGAGCGGGCCAAAAATGCGAATATTGAAGCCGTTTGGTTTTCTCCGAAACAATATGCATCGCGCGAAGCGTACGATTTGGGGCTGGTGGAGCTGCTTCGGCAACGTTCCATCGATTGGGTGATTCTCGCGGGTTTTATGCGTATCCTGAGCCCGGTTTTCGTGCGGCCGTATCTCGGAAAGATGATCAATGTCCATCCCGCGCTGCTTCCCAAATATCCCGGGACACATTCGATTGAACGGGCGTTTCAGGCGGGCGAAAAGGAGGTCGGCGTCACCGTGCATTTTGTGGACGAAGGTGTGGACACGGGGCCGATCATCGTCCAAGAGGCCATTCCGGTTCAGCCGGGCGAAACGCTGGAGCAGCTCACGGGTCGCGTGCACGACGTGGAACATCGAATTTTTCCGGAAGCGATCCGGGATGTCATCTTGGGCCGCGTAAAGTTCGTGAGGAACATCGGATGAAGGTCCGGCTTTTCGACGTCTGTGTTTTGGGAGACGGCATCGGCGGTCTTTTGGCCGCCATCATGCTACAGAAAAAGGGGATCAAGCTCGTCGTTTTGACCGACCGACGGGCGAAAGACTTCGATCCGGCCCTCTGCGAATTTCTGAACGGATTTACGATCAAGCCGATGCTCAAGCGGGTCGGATTTCATCCGACGGAAGTCAATGCCATTCCCGCGCTCGAGGCGCCGGTGCAGCTGGCTTTTATGGATCACCGGCTCGACTGCTACGGTGAAGAAGGACGATTTCATCGGGAACTTACGCGTGAATTTCCCGATCATGCCAAACAAATTCTCCAACTGTTCAAGGAAAGTTACGGACACCTCGAGGTCTATCATTACTTATTCAACAGTCGCGTTCCGCTTCCGCCCAAAGGCTTTTTCGCCCATCGGAACTTTCGAAAGATGCTCGACCAGGTGTGTGACGCCCAGCTCTTGGCCGATCGGTCGTTGGATAAAGAACTGAAGAGTTTCGACGTAGGGGACGACTTCAGCCGGGCGGTGGATGCCATGCAGTTGGCCCTGCGCGATTTGATTACGTCGTGGACGAGCGGCGCACAGCTCGCGCATCTTCTCGCTCTGGTTCGATGGGAAGGATACGACGCGGCCGCCGGGGTCGCGACGATTCGAAACATGCTGCTTTCGAAAATCAAGGAAAGGGGAGGGCTCGTCGCGGAGTGTGACCAGATTAAGGGCGTGATGCTGGAAAAGAAGCGGATCGCCGGTTTCGAACTCGCGGGAGCGGAGTGGAGTGAAGTCCGTTGCCATGTGGCGATGATCGGCGGCGATCCTCGCGGACTTTTTGCAATGGCCCCCGACGCGGAACCCGTTCGCCAATGGCAGAAGAAGCTTTCGGAACTGCAAATTTTTGCCGGTAAAGCGTATCAACTCTACCGGGTGTCGCCCGAGGGGATTCCGACCGGAATGCAGTCCCAGGGATTGCTGATTCCTCGGGGCCGCCCCAACGGAGGGAGCGAGCGGCGGCGATGGGTTCGGGCTCTGCGATATGTCGTCCGCAAGAGTGAAAATGGGGACAAGAGCCCCCACACCTGGATCGGCGTCAGCGCGTTCATGGACCCGAGTTCACAGCGCCCCGATTTGAAACGGGTCTCCACCGAAATTCGGGAGGGCTTAAAATCGCTCATTCCGTTCCTCGAAAATCATTTACTGGAGGAGCCGAAAGAGCCCTATCTCCCGTCGATGGAGGGGAAACCGGGAGACTTTCGGCAGGGGTTTATTTACACCGCGTCGGAGCCGAGGACGCTGGGGGTTTGCGGTTTTACGCCCGAGACTCCCCTGAAGAACACATTCCTGGCGGGAGACATGATTTTCCCGGGTTTGGGACTGGACGGTGAAGTGATCAGCGGTTTTCAGGCGGCGCATTACGCTTCGGAGTATCTATCGGCGGACAAACGGAAATTGGGATGAGAACGCGGCTTACAATCCTTCTCATCCTTCTGGCCTCTCTGATCAGCGGCTGTTCGCTGAAAAACCTAAGTGTGAAAGCCACGTCCGAGCTGTTGCCGCCCGGTTTGGAGGTTTTCGAGAGTGAGGCCGACATCCAGCTCGCCCATGAAGCGGCGGCGGCCCAAATCAAATTGATGGAGACGCTTCATCGGAGCGACCCTAGGCGGGCCGAAGTTCTTCTCGCCCTCACTCGGGCGCTCGGCAGTTACGCGTTCGCCTTTCTGGAATGGGAAGCCGAATCCAACGCCGACGTTCGAAAGCGGGCGGCAAGCCTTTATAATCGCGGCGCCGGTCACGGTTTGGAGCTGCTCGATCTGAAGCTGGGCGGCGGGACGGCCCTCTTGGCTCGTTCCGGATCCTTGGAAGCCTTCAAATCGCGATTGGAGGGAGCGAAAAAAGAAGACGTCCCGGCTCTCTTTTGGACGGCCTACGATTGGGCGGGGGCCATACGGAAAAGCGCGGATTCCCCGCGCGCCGTTGCTGAATTGCCCCGCGCCGTCGCTTTAGCGGAGAGGGCGTTGAAATTGGATCCCGGTTACCATTACGGGGCGATCCATCTTTTCTTTGGCGTTTACTTCGCCGAGCGGCCGCCGTTGCTCGGAGGAGACCCCAAACAAGCCGAGAAACATTTTTCGGAAGCCGTGAGCGTTGGCGGCGGAAAGTACGTCATGGCAAAATATCTTTGGGCCAAGACGTACGCGGTTCGGATTCAAGACGCTAAATTGTTCGAGAAGCTGTTGAAGGAAGTGATGAACACTCCCGATGACCTTTTACCCGAACAGCGCCTGGCCCAGGAGATTGCGAAAGATTGGGCCCGCAAGCTTCTAAAACAAAAACCAAATTACTTTGGAGAAAGCTGATGCGCAGGATGCCCAAGCTCATTTCTACGTTTGTCGTTGTTCTGATCGTTGCCATGAGCGCCGCGGCGGCGGAGCCAAAAATTCTCATCAAGATTGCCACGGTGGCGCCGCAGGGGACGACGTGGGTCAATGAGCTTCAGAAGATGGATCAGAAGCTCCGGAGCGAAAGTCAGGATGAAGTCGGCCTAAAAATTTACGCGGGCGGAGTTCTGGGTGACGAGTCGGATGTGGTCCGGAAGATCCGCGTGGGCCAGGTGCACGGGGCAGCGTTCACGGGAATGGGCTTGGGACAGCTCCTTCCGGAAGTCCGGATTTTTGAGCTTCCGTTTCTGGCTCGAACGGATTCGGATATCGATCGACTGACGGATCAATTGTTCCCGCGATTCGAAAAGGGATTTTTATCGAAAAAGTTTGTTCTCCTCGGCTTCGTTCCGATTGGTTTTGTCTACATCTTTTCTTCAACGCCGATTTCTTCGTTGGATGCGCTCAAGAAAGGGAAGGTCTGGGTCTGGGAAGGTGATCCTTTGGCGCGAGGATTGTTTTCAGCGGGCGGCGTTGCGGGAATCCCCTTGGTGCTCCCGGACGTTCTCTCGTCCCTTCAAACGCGCCTCATCGATACGGTTTACGGAACGCCTCTCGGCGCGATCGCGCTCCAATGGCACACACGTGTGAAATACCGGACCGATTTTGCAATCACGCACGCCATGGGGGCCCTCCTAGTCGCCGAGGCCCAGTTTTCAAAGCTTTCCGCCAAGTCGAAGGAAATTCTTAAGACGGAGTCGCGCGATCTTTGCAGGCGGCTGGCCGAGGCATCGCGCAAAGAAAATGCCGAAGCCCTCACAATATTGACGAGCCAAGGCGTACAGACGGTCGCGGTCTCCGTGGCGGAGCAAAATCGATTCATCGCTATAGGAGATAAGGTCGCGACAGATCAGGTGGGCAAACTCTATCCAAAGGATCTTTTGGAACAGGCACGCAGTGTCGTCCGAAGCGGTGCCAAGCCGTAGTGATGCGCATAGTTTCACTTGGGGCTTGAAGAAGTACTGCTAAAAGCAGTATCATAATGAGGAAGCGGACGTGGAAAGTCCTGTGGGACAGGCGGGTTCAAAAGGAGCTCGACAGACTTCCGGGGCATATTCGGGACAAGTTCCAGGGCTGGGTTGAAGCCGTTGAACGGGCGGGCATGGAGGAGGTCAGGAAACTGAAGGGATACCACGACGAGCCGCTCCACGGTCAGCGTCGGGGACAAAGATCGATTCGATTGAGTCGCGGGTATCGGGCGATCTATGAGGAACGGGCGGACCACACCGTCATGGTGGCCCGGGTTATAGAGGTGAGCAAACATGGGTACTGAACGACAACTTTATGGATTGAAGGATTTGGAGAAAAAATATGGTCGATTGACCGTGGGTCGTTTTCTGCGATCCTGGCGCCTTTCGGAGGGTTTTTCGCAAAAAGTGTTCGCGAAGAAGCTCCGAATATCGGCAGCTAATCTTTGTGACATCGAAAAGGAGCGTAAGGGTGTGAGCGTAGCCAAGGCACATGAGATTGCCAAGGCGATCGGTTATCCACCTTCGGTTCTGGTACAGATGGCGCTTCAGGAGGAAGTAGCCTTATCCGGATTGAAATATTCGGTTCAGGTGAAATCGGCTGCTTGAAAGCAACGGCCTCTTCAAGTGATGCCGGAACGATGCCTCAACCAGGCCCTTGGCCATTTGAGATGGCGTTTTGAAGGGCTTCTGTCATCTGTTCACCCGTAATGGCCAATTCTTATCCAGACGAATCTAGGTATGTGCAGCTCCCGGAAAAGTCTGTCTCCGTAATCGAATAGTCACAATCCGCCGCATATCCCAGGCCTCCGCTAAAGGAGACATGTTCCTGAAAGGAATACGATTCGAAGGTTTAGGATTCCTTATCGGTCCAAACATATTCTCTTTGAATGGTACCGTTGACTTTAAGTTCGATATCTTGGCCGGAAGGGTAAAGAGGCCCAGAGATTGAACAATCGGTATAGGTGAAGGAATGCGTCTCTCGGTTTCCAGCCTCCGAAATGTCGATGTGGACCATTCCTTCTCCGTTCGGGTTGATAATGTCGGCACAGTCGTAATCGCCGCTGCTGGAGCTGAAATGAAAGGGCTTAAACGAAAAAGTCAGCCAAAGCTCTTCGGCGGTTAGTGCTGGACTTACCGACGAAAACGGAGGCCCTAAGCCAGGAGTCGTCGACGAGTCGCCACAGCCAATAAAGCCGAAGATCAAAACTGCAATGCCTGTAAATTAAAATCCTTGAACTGTCTTCATAGATTCATCCCTCCTTTAAAATCTAAATTGTGCACCGACAAACGCGCCATCGGTCGCTACGGCCAGAGTCGGCTGAAAAGTGTTTAGAAAAGAGGATTTCGTTTTTTGTTCGATTTCGGCATTGTGTTTTTTGACTCCATTGATACCGCCGATGGCATCCCAGATGATGGACGAGGCGTAAAGTGCTATGCTGGGGCAAACACCTAAATACAATCCAGTCAAGCCGTTAAAACCCTGGTTATGGCTCGAAATATACGTTACTTTTTTCTTTAATTTTGAATAGTTGGACCTGTTTTCGCTTTTATTCGCCTCGTTCAAATTTAAGATGGCAACGCAAATGTAACTGAGTTACAATATGAAAAGGTCAAAGAAAAAGATTGAAAGCCTGATGGAGGCGATTCGTAGATCGCTCGATTCAGGAAATTACTTGGACACGAGGCATGCACATGAAAGACAGGAAGAACGAAGAATTACGCGTCCTGAGGTTCTTTACGTTCTTCGTTATGGGCATCACGAGGCCAAGAAAGATAGGTTCGACGAGCCGTTTAAAGCTTGGAACTACGCCGTGAGAGGAAAAACCATTGATCGAAGAGATTTAAGGATCATAGTTTCGTTTGACGAGTCTGCCATGCTTATCATCACGGCAATCGAGATAGGGAGATAGTTGGGAAATATGAAAACCAAAGTTCAAAAAGAATTTGTCGATACCGGATTCGGCTTTCCAATTCTTC
The sequence above is a segment of the Bdellovibrionota bacterium genome. Coding sequences within it:
- a CDS encoding NADH-quinone oxidoreductase subunit N, translating into MTFGPIQIRDLLELLPYGILSVSSLLLLLFASMTGERGGARKLYGALTFGAVVATLTSLLFVNGTSMPLRGLLIHDGLGFGFAAVVLLLLLFAVPVFHSGTARIRRAPAGTYSLLLLSAAGGLLMIFSNHLLVFFVGLELLSLPLYVMTGLGATKDESSEAAFKYFLLGAVASAVLVYGMALMWGTLGTLEISSMAQIFHERGFTSGSLLMVGVTLFAAGILFKIGLVPFHMWVPDVYQGAPAPLVAWMSGAVKASVLCTALRLFGRALPSTSFNWVTALSWLAMASMVWGSLAALYQTDVKRMLAYSSVAHAGYAAIALTTSEGGSIEEAGAALVFYVLTYGLATFGAFLVVSLQEEEGKTKISDLSGLAKRRPGLALALAICLLSLAGLPPLAGFVAKFNVFLLAAQQGRYELVLVGVVTSVVSLAYYLRLIVAAYMEDPAELTPIRRPFGAVAALGLASAFTLLLGLLPGSVLDFLLRAGSQGVR
- the purN gene encoding phosphoribosylglycinamide formyltransferase — encoded protein: MTENRPALAVFASGNGSNLQALIDGSKTAGWPAEIRVVVSDKKDAFALERAKNANIEAVWFSPKQYASREAYDLGLVELLRQRSIDWVILAGFMRILSPVFVRPYLGKMINVHPALLPKYPGTHSIERAFQAGEKEVGVTVHFVDEGVDTGPIIVQEAIPVQPGETLEQLTGRVHDVEHRIFPEAIRDVILGRVKFVRNIG
- a CDS encoding TRAP transporter TatT component family protein, with amino-acid sequence MRTRLTILLILLASLISGCSLKNLSVKATSELLPPGLEVFESEADIQLAHEAAAAQIKLMETLHRSDPRRAEVLLALTRALGSYAFAFLEWEAESNADVRKRAASLYNRGAGHGLELLDLKLGGGTALLARSGSLEAFKSRLEGAKKEDVPALFWTAYDWAGAIRKSADSPRAVAELPRAVALAERALKLDPGYHYGAIHLFFGVYFAERPPLLGGDPKQAEKHFSEAVSVGGGKYVMAKYLWAKTYAVRIQDAKLFEKLLKEVMNTPDDLLPEQRLAQEIAKDWARKLLKQKPNYFGES
- the dctP gene encoding TRAP transporter substrate-binding protein DctP, which codes for MPKLISTFVVVLIVAMSAAAAEPKILIKIATVAPQGTTWVNELQKMDQKLRSESQDEVGLKIYAGGVLGDESDVVRKIRVGQVHGAAFTGMGLGQLLPEVRIFELPFLARTDSDIDRLTDQLFPRFEKGFLSKKFVLLGFVPIGFVYIFSSTPISSLDALKKGKVWVWEGDPLARGLFSAGGVAGIPLVLPDVLSSLQTRLIDTVYGTPLGAIALQWHTRVKYRTDFAITHAMGALLVAEAQFSKLSAKSKEILKTESRDLCRRLAEASRKENAEALTILTSQGVQTVAVSVAEQNRFIAIGDKVATDQVGKLYPKDLLEQARSVVRSGAKP
- a CDS encoding type II toxin-antitoxin system RelE/ParE family toxin, with amino-acid sequence MRKRTWKVLWDRRVQKELDRLPGHIRDKFQGWVEAVERAGMEEVRKLKGYHDEPLHGQRRGQRSIRLSRGYRAIYEERADHTVMVARVIEVSKHGY
- a CDS encoding helix-turn-helix transcriptional regulator, yielding MGTERQLYGLKDLEKKYGRLTVGRFLRSWRLSEGFSQKVFAKKLRISAANLCDIEKERKGVSVAKAHEIAKAIGYPPSVLVQMALQEEVALSGLKYSVQVKSAA
- a CDS encoding DUF4258 domain-containing protein — translated: MKRSKKKIESLMEAIRRSLDSGNYLDTRHAHERQEERRITRPEVLYVLRYGHHEAKKDRFDEPFKAWNYAVRGKTIDRRDLRIIVSFDESAMLIITAIEIGR